A window from Streptomyces sp. NBC_00335 encodes these proteins:
- a CDS encoding ankyrin repeat domain-containing protein encodes MTESAENPWTPAHQAVESGDHAELTRLLDAGVDPEEVCCGMTLLLHAIDVEGDGALQSGGPLDSALTAILLAYGADPTATPEGETPRQLASSDNHDMAVRLLDRHTAALAVPVAGPRSGLWSWRRSRKD; translated from the coding sequence ATGACCGAGTCCGCCGAGAATCCGTGGACTCCTGCTCATCAGGCGGTGGAGTCGGGTGACCATGCCGAGTTGACCCGTCTCCTCGACGCGGGCGTGGACCCCGAAGAGGTCTGTTGTGGGATGACGCTCCTGCTTCACGCGATTGATGTGGAGGGGGATGGGGCGCTCCAGTCCGGCGGTCCGCTCGATTCGGCGCTCACCGCGATCTTGCTGGCCTACGGAGCTGACCCCACCGCAACACCCGAAGGCGAGACGCCACGCCAGTTGGCGAGTTCTGACAACCATGACATGGCAGTCAGGCTCCTGGACCGGCACACAGCAGCCCTCGCGGTTCCTGTTGCCGGCCCGCGGAGCGGGCTGTGGTCCTGGAGGCGGAGCCGGAAGGACTGA